One part of the Aurantibacillus circumpalustris genome encodes these proteins:
- a CDS encoding SpoIIE family protein phosphatase: MRFTIGRRIGLGFAIFILLTVIAFILTVVILNKSKRRTETVVGQVAPSVAELKELNLLLQRSHTNVSKWYYNKSFNDIEFRDELKNIISKEYPKKKAVLIEFSDDWSIEEKKQLEIIFNRIESLFKLYKDEIIDQLNSPEAYDDPSIYLMARLPYDDSEINIKKIYKNLNSLIELKKNYSISVTEEMFSSINFLKTFVQLLGITLVIGGILIAFFTTRSITIPIQVLKKMLLSMGLGILPKERVSATRDEIGEMGNALNDLIRSMQHTTDFAKETGAGNFDAEYTPLSKDDSLGHALLKMRVDLAENERFLEQKVIERTEEVVRQKSEIENKNEELEILYKQVTDSIHYAKRIQDAILPTENFVKRLLPDAFILFKPKDIVSGDFYWIEEKDNLVYFAAVDCTGHGVPGAFMSLVGHNILKDILKNSSATMPGEILDRLREGIVNALRVDDSGKQAKDGMDMTLCAIDYSTMELQYAAAFNPLYIVRNSELILHPANKFPIGSFIGEKANFDNHVLKLQKGDQIYIFSDGYADQFGGPNGKKFMVGNFRKLLVQISDLPSAEQKVKLDSTLLTWQGGQEQVDDVLVIGVKV; the protein is encoded by the coding sequence ATGAGATTTACCATAGGAAGAAGGATAGGATTGGGTTTCGCCATTTTTATTTTACTAACCGTAATTGCCTTCATACTTACCGTTGTTATTCTCAACAAAAGTAAAAGACGAACAGAAACGGTTGTTGGACAAGTAGCGCCAAGTGTAGCTGAATTAAAGGAGTTAAATCTTTTATTGCAACGTTCTCACACAAATGTTTCAAAATGGTACTATAACAAGAGTTTTAACGACATCGAATTCAGGGATGAGCTAAAAAATATCATTAGCAAAGAATACCCTAAGAAGAAAGCCGTACTTATAGAATTTTCTGATGATTGGTCTATTGAAGAAAAAAAGCAACTTGAAATTATTTTTAATCGAATTGAGTCTTTATTTAAATTGTATAAAGACGAAATCATAGACCAGTTAAATTCACCAGAGGCTTATGATGATCCAAGTATTTATTTAATGGCCAGGCTTCCGTACGACGATTCGGAAATCAACATAAAAAAAATATACAAGAACCTGAATTCTCTTATTGAACTAAAGAAAAATTATTCAATCAGTGTAACCGAGGAAATGTTTTCCTCTATCAATTTCTTAAAAACATTCGTTCAGCTTCTTGGTATCACCTTGGTAATAGGAGGAATACTCATTGCGTTTTTCACCACGCGTTCAATTACAATCCCAATTCAAGTTCTTAAAAAGATGCTTTTATCAATGGGTTTGGGGATTTTACCTAAAGAGAGGGTTAGTGCCACGAGAGATGAGATTGGCGAAATGGGAAATGCACTCAATGACCTTATTCGATCTATGCAACACACTACTGATTTTGCAAAAGAAACGGGAGCTGGTAATTTTGATGCTGAATATACACCTTTAAGTAAGGATGATTCTTTAGGTCACGCTTTGTTAAAAATGCGTGTAGATCTAGCTGAAAATGAACGATTCTTAGAGCAAAAAGTTATAGAAAGAACTGAGGAGGTTGTTCGACAAAAGTCAGAGATCGAAAACAAAAACGAAGAGCTTGAAATCCTTTACAAGCAAGTAACAGACAGTATTCATTACGCTAAGCGTATTCAAGATGCTATTCTTCCAACAGAGAATTTTGTGAAGAGATTATTACCGGATGCTTTTATTTTATTTAAGCCAAAAGACATCGTAAGCGGTGACTTTTATTGGATTGAAGAAAAAGATAATCTAGTATATTTTGCGGCTGTTGATTGCACAGGACATGGTGTTCCCGGCGCATTTATGAGCTTGGTTGGACATAACATTCTTAAAGACATCCTTAAAAATTCTTCAGCAACAATGCCGGGTGAAATACTTGATCGCTTAAGAGAGGGGATTGTAAACGCCCTTAGAGTAGACGATTCTGGTAAGCAAGCAAAGGATGGTATGGATATGACTTTGTGCGCAATTGATTATAGCACTATGGAGCTTCAGTACGCTGCCGCTTTTAATCCATTATATATTGTAAGAAACAGTGAACTTATTCTCCACCCTGCAAATAAATTCCCAATAGGTTCCTTCATTGGTGAAAAAGCTAATTTTGATAATCACGTTTTAAAATTGCAAAAAGGAGATCAAATCTATATCTTTAGTGATGGTTACGCCGACCAGTTTGGTGGACCTAACGGAAAAAAATTTATGGTTGGAAACTTTCGTAAATTATTAGTTCAAATAAGCGATCTGCCTTCTGCAGAACAAAAAGTGAAGTTGGATTCTACTTTACTTACTTGGCAAGGTGGACAAGAACAGGTAGATGATGTACTTGTTATTGGAGTAAAAGTCTAA
- a CDS encoding peptidylprolyl isomerase, which yields MDISLTNIKKLFHMQNFISLTLLFSGFWMSLLSQTLSKETILIETSYGNMKIKLYEETPLHKANFLKLVNEHYFDSLLFHRVINNFMIQGGDHLSKFAKPGDSLGHGDIGYLLPAEFKRTIIHKKGRLAAARDGDDINPNQESSPSQFYIVMGKTRTMEDLKKYEDRINKAQYARFEAKFLKSDEGKRLQKHFNRLKSENKLDSASLVNAHITSLIEANLTKYTFNKEQIETYTTVGGTPHLDGSYTIFGEVIEGLDVIDKIASAETDKRDRPLKDIRMKIKLIN from the coding sequence ATGGATATTAGCCTAACAAATATAAAAAAATTGTTTCATATGCAAAATTTTATTTCTCTCACACTCCTTTTTTCAGGCTTTTGGATGTCGTTGCTGTCTCAGACATTAAGTAAGGAAACCATCTTAATTGAAACCTCTTATGGCAATATGAAAATAAAATTATATGAGGAAACACCTTTACACAAAGCCAACTTCTTAAAACTGGTCAACGAACACTATTTCGATTCATTACTTTTCCATAGGGTAATTAATAATTTTATGATACAAGGTGGCGACCATCTAAGCAAATTTGCCAAACCAGGTGATAGTTTGGGGCATGGAGATATTGGATATTTATTACCCGCTGAATTTAAAAGGACAATCATTCACAAAAAAGGTCGTTTAGCCGCCGCCAGAGACGGTGATGATATAAATCCAAACCAGGAATCTAGCCCATCACAATTTTATATTGTGATGGGAAAAACCCGAACTATGGAAGACCTTAAAAAATATGAAGATCGCATCAATAAGGCTCAGTACGCACGTTTTGAGGCTAAATTTCTAAAAAGTGATGAAGGAAAACGGCTTCAAAAGCATTTCAACCGGTTAAAATCGGAAAACAAATTAGATAGTGCCTCGTTGGTGAATGCTCATATCACGAGTCTTATCGAAGCTAACCTAACTAAATACACCTTTAATAAAGAACAAATTGAAACGTATACTACGGTTGGCGGTACGCCGCACCTAGATGGCAGCTACACAATATTTGGGGAAGTTATCGAAGGACTTGATGTAATTGATAAAATTGCTAGTGCAGAAACAGATAAAAGAGACAGACCTCTAAAAGACATTAGAATGAAAATAAAATTGATTAACTAG
- a CDS encoding DUF2306 domain-containing protein — MEISYKITLYLHILSGCLALFSGSVSVISKKGGKIHRNSGKLFFYSMIGVCVSSVFISIIKNNRFLLMIGVFSFFLNYVGYRAIKNKSLKPNVSDWIMLCIAAVNGFFMIYSMNVILVVFGVLGFYAVFQNIQSNIKVLHNEALEERLWLKRHIGMMMGAFTATFTAFLVVNSNYFSTISFPAWIVWLAPTFVLSPLAMFYTRKYVTR; from the coding sequence ATGGAAATAAGTTATAAAATCACTTTGTACCTGCACATTCTATCAGGTTGTTTAGCACTTTTTAGTGGAAGCGTTTCTGTAATCAGTAAAAAAGGAGGGAAAATCCATCGAAACTCTGGCAAACTATTTTTTTATAGTATGATCGGTGTGTGTGTTAGCTCTGTGTTTATTTCGATCATAAAAAACAACCGATTTTTATTGATGATTGGAGTATTCTCCTTCTTTCTCAATTATGTTGGATATCGTGCTATAAAAAATAAATCTTTAAAACCGAATGTTAGTGATTGGATAATGTTATGTATTGCAGCAGTTAATGGCTTTTTTATGATTTATTCTATGAATGTTATTTTAGTTGTATTTGGCGTTTTGGGATTTTATGCAGTTTTTCAAAATATTCAAAGCAATATTAAGGTTTTACATAACGAAGCTTTGGAAGAAAGATTGTGGCTAAAGAGACATATTGGTATGATGATGGGAGCGTTTACCGCAACGTTTACGGCATTTTTGGTAGTGAATAGCAATTATTTTAGTACTATTTCTTTTCCAGCATGGATAGTTTGGTTAGCGCCTACTTTTGTGCTATCACCTTTAGCAATGTTTTATACCAGAAAATATGTGACGCGTTGA
- a CDS encoding LytTR family DNA-binding domain-containing protein, with product MTTKRSFFSRLNKPYYLETLPRKRWLNSLLFATFVFLFLFVFRPFGLNTLQQGILTVSLGYALTTFVIMVLLNVALLSQFPNFFSEERWNVQREIYWNMTNVLLIGLGNALYSSFIGIAPFSPYAILIFELYTISIAVIPVTVTVLIKESRLNNQFGHQSAELNADIEEHAKEIKPTTQAVSLKLVSENEKETLELEVNDLIYVQSSDNYVEVHYMMKDVSSKKLIRSSLKAVTEQLESYPDLFRCHKSYLVNLKRVKHVSGNAQGYKLKLEGGNKLIPVARACSDSLKKKLNN from the coding sequence ATGACAACTAAAAGATCCTTTTTCAGCCGGTTAAACAAACCTTATTACCTAGAAACACTTCCCCGCAAACGTTGGTTAAACAGTTTATTATTTGCCACTTTTGTTTTTTTATTTCTTTTTGTATTCCGGCCTTTTGGCTTGAACACTCTGCAACAAGGAATTCTAACCGTCTCCCTTGGGTATGCACTCACCACTTTTGTGATTATGGTTTTATTAAATGTAGCCCTTCTCTCACAGTTTCCTAATTTTTTTTCTGAAGAACGGTGGAATGTACAAAGAGAAATTTATTGGAACATGACAAATGTTTTATTGATTGGACTGGGGAATGCGCTGTATAGTTCATTTATAGGAATAGCCCCTTTTAGTCCGTACGCCATTTTAATTTTTGAATTGTACACAATCAGTATTGCTGTGATTCCCGTTACCGTTACTGTATTAATAAAAGAATCGCGACTAAATAACCAATTTGGCCATCAATCGGCGGAATTAAATGCCGATATAGAAGAACATGCAAAAGAAATTAAACCGACTACTCAGGCGGTATCATTAAAACTAGTTTCAGAAAATGAAAAAGAAACACTGGAACTGGAGGTAAACGACCTTATCTATGTGCAATCATCTGACAATTATGTGGAAGTGCATTATATGATGAAAGACGTTTCTAGCAAAAAACTAATCCGTAGTTCTTTAAAAGCAGTTACTGAACAATTGGAAAGCTACCCTGATTTATTTCGTTGCCATAAAAGTTATTTGGTGAACCTGAAACGTGTAAAACATGTCTCAGGAAACGCTCAAGGCTATAAATTAAAACTTGAAGGCGGTAATAAACTAATCCCTGTAGCGCGAGCTTGCAGCGATTCTTTAAAAAAGAAACTTAACAATTAA
- a CDS encoding saccharopine dehydrogenase C-terminal domain-containing protein, which produces MVKILIIGAGRSATSLIDYLLKNSSSLSWEITVSDVDLSLAKEKTKNYSNAHAISFDIRNEEQRKAQIQTHDLIISMLPAFMHGDVARDCVESGKHMATASYVSADMKALDKEAKAKNILLLNECGLDPGLDHASAMKIIDKIHYKGGTLHSFKSYCGGLVAPESNDNPWGYKFSWNPRNVILAGQGTAQYLEDGEIKFIPYNRLYKQTNLIDIEGYGKFDAYANRDSISYIDVYGLKNIKTMLRGTLRQHGYCKAWDVFVQLGLTDDTSKITNSNSLNYTSLLASFLPPAKGTMKERLKNYVGKDWDSEIEKMFDYLELFSNKAISLQEGSPAQLVQALLEEKWKLKTGDKDMIVMQHEFEYTLPGVNDVQKLDSSLVVIGKDENHTAMAQTVGLPLAITVKNFLIGKFKLSGVQIPTKKEMYEPMLKELEENGVVFKEKMN; this is translated from the coding sequence ATGGTAAAAATTCTCATTATCGGCGCTGGTAGATCGGCAACCTCTTTAATTGACTATTTATTGAAAAATTCATCAAGCCTTAGCTGGGAAATAACAGTATCGGATGTGGATCTAAGCTTAGCAAAGGAAAAAACAAAAAATTATTCCAATGCCCACGCCATTAGTTTTGATATTAGAAACGAAGAACAGCGTAAAGCACAAATTCAGACGCACGATTTAATAATCTCCATGCTTCCAGCATTTATGCATGGCGATGTTGCCAGAGATTGTGTAGAATCAGGAAAACACATGGCCACCGCCAGTTACGTGAGTGCAGATATGAAAGCGCTTGACAAAGAAGCTAAAGCAAAAAATATTCTTTTATTAAATGAGTGTGGACTTGATCCAGGTTTAGATCACGCCAGCGCCATGAAAATTATTGATAAGATTCACTATAAAGGAGGAACCTTACACTCATTCAAATCTTACTGTGGTGGACTTGTTGCACCTGAAAGCAATGACAATCCCTGGGGTTATAAGTTTAGTTGGAATCCAAGAAACGTCATCCTTGCGGGTCAAGGTACTGCGCAATACTTGGAAGACGGCGAAATAAAATTTATTCCCTACAACCGTTTGTACAAACAAACAAACCTTATTGACATTGAAGGTTATGGTAAATTTGATGCTTACGCCAATCGTGATAGTATTAGTTACATTGATGTGTATGGACTTAAAAACATTAAAACCATGTTGCGTGGCACACTTCGTCAACACGGCTACTGCAAAGCTTGGGATGTATTTGTGCAATTAGGCTTAACAGACGATACTTCTAAAATAACAAACAGCAATTCATTAAACTACACATCTTTATTAGCTTCCTTTTTACCGCCTGCAAAAGGAACTATGAAAGAACGCTTAAAAAATTATGTTGGAAAAGATTGGGATTCAGAGATTGAGAAGATGTTTGATTATTTGGAATTGTTTTCAAATAAAGCTATCTCGCTACAAGAAGGCTCTCCTGCTCAATTAGTACAGGCGCTTTTGGAAGAAAAATGGAAATTAAAAACAGGCGACAAAGACATGATTGTGATGCAGCATGAGTTTGAATATACCTTACCAGGGGTAAACGACGTTCAAAAATTAGATTCGTCGTTAGTAGTAATTGGAAAAGATGAAAACCACACGGCTATGGCGCAGACAGTTGGATTACCATTAGCCATTACGGTTAAAAACTTCCTCATTGGTAAATTCAAATTAAGCGGGGTTCAAATTCCAACAAAAAAAGAAATGTACGAACCCATGCTTAAAGAGCTTGAAGAAAATGGCGTCGTCTTTAAAGAAAAAATGAATTAA
- a CDS encoding TonB-dependent receptor encodes MNSKFYFFVLLFVSHFFYAQVTQTVKGKIADRVTGIGLPGAIVQLKSATHTIVTIADNNGFYKLLEVPVGRQSFLFSYTGYKPTPVNDVIVTSGKEAVLNIDLEESTISMDEVVIKAASDTDVVNTMQVSNMKSFSIEETERYAGSRQDPARMAQNFAGIQGTNDSRNDIVIRGNSPAGLLWRLDDIDIPNPNHFAVAGSAGGPQSLINNKYLSNSEFYTGAFPANYGNAMGGVFDLKMRNGNNEKHERTFQLGVLGTELALEGPLSRKSGASYLITYRYSTLALFGSVNFKLGTSAIPKYQDIGVRLNFPTKKAGVFSFSSIGGLSSIDIILSDVHERPKELYGDQNRDQYFSTNMGVGILSNVYAFNSRTVMKTSVAFSIQDISSKHNLIIRDKNFIPNDSLPPILSYNFSEKKSTLAWFIKTKINSKNSLKAGFFVNRFNVNFYDNAKVSSLYDTVALTILNTPYKNRENIITNFYLVQPYLTYVHKFNEKLSLNAGVFSQLLTLNNKFVVEPRASLRYQLKPKQVLSLSYGLHSQMQSTYLYFAIPDTLVRNGVLTPNTTRELDNVNMDFSKTQHAVLGYDFFVSKHFKVKTEVYYQYLWNVPVYAVPSSVSTLNRGATFTRFYPIYSMVNTGTGENYGVEVTFEKLFHKHYFFMLNGSLFESKYVASNGKKANTDFNGNYIVNFLAGLEYAVGKSKKNSINFGTKITYAGGKRYSPANLAASNAVMDVVAQDDKVNTLQFAPYNRVDLRITYKINGKKTGVEIALDLVNILSAKNVLALSYSPDPANRNADPLVKNYQLGFLPLFYVKVDF; translated from the coding sequence ATGAATTCAAAATTTTACTTTTTTGTATTACTTTTTGTTTCTCACTTTTTTTACGCACAGGTTACACAAACCGTTAAAGGAAAAATTGCTGACCGTGTAACTGGAATTGGACTTCCGGGAGCCATTGTGCAATTAAAATCTGCTACACACACAATTGTTACAATTGCCGATAATAATGGTTTTTATAAATTGCTTGAAGTTCCGGTTGGACGTCAATCTTTTTTATTTTCCTACACAGGGTATAAACCCACGCCGGTTAATGACGTGATCGTTACTTCTGGAAAAGAAGCGGTTTTAAATATTGACTTAGAAGAAAGTACAATAAGTATGGATGAAGTGGTTATTAAAGCTGCTTCTGATACCGACGTTGTAAATACCATGCAGGTATCCAATATGAAATCGTTTAGCATTGAAGAAACTGAACGTTATGCTGGCTCTCGTCAAGACCCCGCAAGGATGGCGCAAAATTTTGCCGGAATTCAAGGTACAAATGATTCGCGTAATGACATTGTTATACGAGGAAACAGTCCCGCTGGTTTGTTGTGGCGTTTGGATGATATTGATATTCCGAATCCAAATCACTTTGCGGTTGCAGGCTCTGCTGGCGGACCACAAAGCTTGATCAATAATAAATATTTATCCAATAGTGAATTTTATACAGGCGCTTTTCCTGCTAATTATGGAAACGCCATGGGCGGTGTATTCGATTTAAAAATGCGTAATGGTAATAACGAAAAACACGAACGCACGTTTCAATTAGGTGTATTAGGAACGGAACTTGCGTTAGAAGGTCCCTTAAGCCGAAAGTCAGGCGCTAGTTATTTAATCACTTACCGTTACTCTACCCTAGCCTTGTTTGGTAGTGTGAACTTTAAATTGGGAACAAGTGCTATTCCAAAATATCAAGATATAGGTGTTCGTTTAAACTTCCCTACAAAAAAAGCGGGTGTGTTTAGTTTTAGTAGTATTGGCGGTTTAAGCAGTATCGATATTATTTTGAGCGATGTTCACGAGCGTCCCAAAGAATTGTATGGCGATCAAAATCGTGATCAATATTTTTCTACAAACATGGGTGTAGGAATTTTAAGTAATGTGTATGCCTTTAACAGCCGAACGGTTATGAAAACTAGTGTCGCATTTTCGATTCAGGATATTAGTTCAAAACACAATTTAATTATTCGTGATAAAAATTTTATTCCAAATGATTCATTACCCCCGATTCTCAGTTATAATTTTTCTGAAAAAAAATCAACGCTTGCCTGGTTCATAAAAACTAAAATTAATTCCAAAAACAGTTTAAAAGCCGGTTTTTTTGTGAACCGATTTAATGTAAATTTTTATGATAATGCAAAAGTAAGCTCTCTTTATGACACCGTTGCTCTTACTATTTTGAATACTCCTTATAAAAATAGAGAAAATATAATAACCAATTTTTATTTGGTTCAACCTTACCTCACTTACGTGCACAAGTTCAATGAAAAATTAAGTTTGAATGCCGGTGTGTTTTCTCAACTCCTTACTCTCAATAATAAATTTGTTGTCGAACCAAGAGCAAGTCTACGTTATCAATTAAAACCGAAACAAGTACTCAGTCTTTCATACGGACTACACAGTCAAATGCAATCTACCTATTTGTATTTCGCAATTCCTGATACATTGGTGCGTAATGGAGTTCTTACGCCAAACACAACTCGCGAACTAGATAATGTAAATATGGACTTTAGTAAAACTCAACATGCTGTATTGGGTTATGATTTTTTTGTAAGCAAACATTTTAAAGTAAAAACAGAAGTGTATTACCAATACTTATGGAACGTGCCTGTTTATGCAGTACCATCAAGCGTTTCAACACTAAACAGAGGCGCAACGTTTACTCGTTTCTACCCTATTTATTCAATGGTAAATACTGGTACTGGTGAAAATTATGGTGTGGAAGTAACGTTTGAAAAACTCTTTCACAAACATTATTTTTTTATGTTGAATGGAAGTCTGTTTGAAAGCAAATACGTTGCCAGCAATGGTAAAAAAGCCAATACAGATTTTAATGGTAATTACATTGTGAACTTTTTGGCAGGGCTGGAATACGCTGTTGGAAAGAGTAAGAAAAATTCCATAAATTTTGGCACTAAAATAACCTATGCCGGCGGTAAACGTTATTCACCTGCAAACCTAGCTGCCAGTAATGCTGTAATGGATGTTGTGGCTCAAGACGATAAAGTAAATACACTCCAGTTTGCACCTTACAACCGTGTTGATTTAAGAATTACCTATAAAATAAACGGAAAAAAAACAGGAGTAGAAATTGCTTTGGATCTTGTAAATATTTTGAGTGCTAAAAATGTTCTTGCACTAAGTTACTCACCTGACCCTGCAAACAGAAACGCCGATCCTTTGGTGAAGAATTATCAGTTAGGTTTTTTGCCTTTGTTTTATGTGAAGGTAGATTTTTAA
- a CDS encoding lytic transglycosylase domain-containing protein, whose amino-acid sequence MRLLKKHLILPVLFLSVSVKSQSVSQEFISVEAPIADMLDSLSTQKMFETAFTRPIFPKNNKYKFAEDSVPRYEDYTYQSRLAKLDALSPFDLVYNPHVKGFIDLYTVRKRESVSRMMGVAQLYYPMFEEILDKYNIPLELKHLAVIESALIPYARSRAGAMGLWQFMYPTGKMYGLNVNSYIDQRCDPYKATVAAAEYLKSLYGMFHDWQMVLAAYNAGPGTISKAIRRSGGKKTYWEIRPYLPTETQGYVPAFIAANYVMTHGAEHNIYPAVPRKTYFEVDTVVMKEQMSFEQISQALDITAEEILYFNPQYRKNIIPAGGNIICLPKTKIATFLNNEQAIYASLSTQKDGSDLIVSEVKKTHTVRSGEKLSTIARKYGVTVADLKMWNYIGRNGIRAGKKLTVYIREETTKPKRIESTEPGLVVTKSTDTDSKQLASKNTAKKEIIYHKVKKGENLSGIARNYGVDLKDIKELNKLSNNNLKYGQVLKIKVN is encoded by the coding sequence ATGAGATTATTAAAAAAACACCTCATTTTACCTGTTTTATTTTTAAGCGTGTCGGTAAAATCGCAATCCGTTTCACAAGAATTCATTTCTGTGGAAGCTCCTATTGCAGATATGCTTGATAGTCTATCTACTCAAAAAATGTTTGAAACGGCTTTTACCCGTCCTATATTTCCTAAAAACAATAAATACAAATTTGCTGAAGACAGCGTTCCGCGTTATGAAGATTACACTTACCAATCACGTTTAGCAAAATTAGATGCTCTTTCTCCATTTGATTTAGTTTATAATCCTCATGTTAAAGGATTTATAGATTTATACACGGTTCGTAAACGTGAAAGCGTGAGCCGTATGATGGGTGTTGCACAATTGTATTACCCTATGTTTGAGGAAATTTTAGACAAATATAACATTCCACTAGAATTAAAACACCTAGCGGTTATTGAAAGTGCTTTAATTCCTTACGCTCGCTCAAGAGCTGGCGCCATGGGTTTATGGCAATTCATGTATCCAACTGGTAAAATGTATGGCCTCAATGTAAACTCTTATATCGACCAACGTTGCGACCCTTATAAAGCAACTGTTGCAGCTGCAGAATATTTAAAATCATTGTACGGTATGTTTCACGATTGGCAAATGGTGCTTGCGGCATACAATGCAGGCCCGGGAACTATTAGTAAAGCAATAAGAAGAAGCGGCGGTAAAAAAACCTATTGGGAAATCCGTCCTTATTTACCTACCGAAACACAAGGTTATGTACCAGCCTTTATTGCAGCCAATTACGTTATGACACATGGTGCAGAACATAACATCTACCCTGCAGTGCCACGAAAAACATATTTTGAAGTGGATACAGTTGTAATGAAAGAACAAATGAGTTTTGAGCAAATCTCTCAAGCACTTGACATCACCGCTGAAGAAATTTTATATTTCAATCCTCAGTATCGTAAAAACATTATTCCCGCTGGAGGAAATATTATTTGTTTGCCTAAAACAAAAATTGCCACCTTCTTAAATAACGAACAAGCTATTTACGCGTCACTCTCTACACAAAAGGATGGATCAGATTTAATAGTTTCTGAAGTTAAAAAAACGCATACCGTTAGATCGGGTGAAAAGCTAAGTACTATTGCTCGCAAATATGGTGTAACAGTCGCTGACCTTAAAATGTGGAATTATATTGGCAGAAACGGCATCCGCGCCGGAAAGAAATTAACAGTTTATATAAGGGAAGAAACCACAAAACCAAAACGTATCGAATCTACCGAACCTGGATTAGTTGTAACTAAAAGTACGGACACAGACTCAAAACAATTGGCTTCAAAAAATACAGCAAAAAAAGAAATTATTTACCATAAAGTAAAAAAGGGTGAAAATTTATCTGGTATTGCCAGAAATTACGGTGTAGATCTTAAAGATATTAAAGAACTGAATAAACTAAGTAACAATAATCTTAAGTACGGTCAGGTTCTTAAAATAAAAGTGAATTAA
- a CDS encoding MotA/TolQ/ExbB proton channel family protein → MLNFILQIGGAAATSAQAGDSSMVNGIQTAGLEITETKISLIEMIFNGGYVMIPLAILLVVAIYILIERLLVLGKASKRHANLVTDLKEMIHSGNISGAIAMCKNLNSPESSMIEQGVKRVGQPVLEIRTAMDKSGTNEISKLEKNMNVLNIIGRIAPMFGFVGTIIGVITIFYDISLAKTVEIEIISKGLYQKMVTSASGLIIGVLAFIFYHWLNGRIDKIANKMEDTQIKFLDMLNEPTK, encoded by the coding sequence ATGCTCAATTTCATTCTACAAATAGGCGGCGCAGCTGCTACTTCGGCTCAAGCGGGAGATTCTTCAATGGTTAATGGTATACAAACTGCCGGCCTTGAAATAACAGAAACTAAAATTTCACTTATTGAGATGATTTTTAATGGAGGATACGTGATGATCCCTCTTGCTATACTTTTAGTAGTTGCAATTTACATCTTGATTGAACGTCTACTTGTACTGGGAAAAGCCTCAAAAAGACACGCGAATTTGGTAACTGATTTAAAAGAAATGATCCATAGTGGAAATATTTCAGGTGCTATTGCAATGTGCAAAAATTTGAATTCGCCTGAAAGCTCAATGATTGAGCAAGGTGTGAAACGTGTTGGTCAACCGGTGTTAGAAATAAGAACAGCTATGGATAAAAGTGGCACAAACGAAATTTCTAAGTTGGAAAAAAACATGAACGTTTTAAATATCATAGGTAGAATTGCACCAATGTTTGGATTTGTGGGTACAATTATTGGAGTAATTACTATTTTTTATGATATCTCTTTGGCTAAAACAGTAGAGATTGAAATTATCTCAAAAGGATTGTATCAAAAAATGGTAACCTCTGCAAGTGGCTTAATTATTGGAGTTTTAGCTTTTATTTTTTATCACTGGTTAAATGGTCGTATCGATAAAATAGCTAACAAAATGGAAGATACTCAGATTAAGTTTTTGGATATGCTAAACGAACCTACCAAATAA
- a CDS encoding ExbD/TolR family protein — MALRKKHRESEVSTDALNDIMFFLLLFFIILSTMVSPNSIKVNLPKSDPNVTVENNRDPIHVAITKDKKYYVNSAEIQKENLEAAISKLAATKTEPMVLMHLDKDLTIQEEIDIMTICYRLKCKTVLATAATKK, encoded by the coding sequence ATGGCTTTACGCAAAAAACACAGAGAATCAGAAGTAAGCACAGATGCCTTAAATGATATCATGTTCTTTCTTTTGTTATTCTTCATTATATTATCTACGATGGTTAGCCCTAATTCTATTAAGGTCAATCTTCCAAAATCAGATCCTAATGTTACGGTTGAAAACAATAGGGATCCTATTCATGTGGCAATTACAAAGGATAAAAAGTATTACGTAAATAGTGCAGAAATTCAAAAAGAAAATTTAGAAGCTGCAATTTCTAAGTTGGCCGCTACAAAAACCGAACCTATGGTATTAATGCACTTGGATAAAGATCTTACCATTCAAGAAGAAATTGATATTATGACAATTTGTTATAGATTAAAATGTAAAACTGTTTTAGCTACTGCTGCAACTAAAAAATAG